Genomic window (Streptococcus suis S735):
AAGTCAACATCATAACCCGATTTCTTAGCGATAGCTAATTGAGCCGATGTTACTAGATTACCTACAGCACTTTCTTTAAATTCATTCACTTCGCGTGAAATATCTGTCGCTTGACTAGCTGTAGCAATTTTTTGCTCAGTTACTTTTTTAACAATGGTATTTGCCTCATCTACAATTGCCTGAATTTCCGGACTTGGTGTTTTCTGCCCTGGTGCTACTGCAATAATTTTCGCAGTCGGAACAGCTTTAAAGTCGGCAATATCTGTATCATAAACAGCCCTAACATCTGCGTAAGCCTTACCTTGTGAGGTAGCTTGAACAATCAAGGTTTTGCCCGTTGTACCGTTTGTATAGACATGGTTATGGCCAGCAAATACAAGGTCAACTGAGTGTTCAGGATAGATTTCATTTAGCTTAGCAATCATATCTGCAGCTTCACCAGCAGCCACACCATCCTTGCTTGTAGCCGGAACGTGAGCCAGTACAACTATCGCATTTACACCTTTTTCAGCTAATTCACGCGCATATTTAGCAATCGTCTCTGCCTCATTCAAAAAAGTGTACTGCTCATAGTTTTTCTTCAAAACAAGATTAGGAATTTCTGTCGTAACTACACCAATAAAGCCAATCTTAGCTTCTTTATCATTCACGGGAATAGTCTTAATAGCGTAGGGCTTCCAACCATACGGAATTTCACCTGTTTCTTTGTCAATAACGTTAGCAATAACAATCTCCTGTTTAGCAGCTTCACGAGTATAATTATCTACAATCTCATTAAACTGACCTTTTTTTGGAGCTTCACCAGTCATGATACGGTTATACTCATCAAGTCCCTCATCAAACTCATGGTTCCCCAAAGTTCCGTATTCAACATCCATTTTATTAAAGACTTTTACAGTTGGTTCATCTTGCAAAAGTCCAGAATTCGATGGACTTGCACCAACCATATCCCCAGCTTGAACACGGATAGACTCTGCAGGTGTCTCTGTTTCTGCTGCTGTTTCTTCAAATTCTGCTTGTGAATCATCCATGTAAGCATCAAGTAAAGCGGCAGTTCCTGCATTACGAACTGTTTCCCCTTCCAATCGCGCTGTCCCCGTCATATCAAGCGCACCATGGAAATCATTAACTCCCATAATTTGGACAGCTAATTCATCTGCTAAAACAGCTTGTGTTGCAATAACGCTAAAACCAGCTACAAGAGCTAGTATACTGCTTTTCAACCGAATATTCTTTTTCATAAGCAAAACAATGCTCCTTCTATTTTTTTCATATTGACATATCTATAATAATCCTTTTCTTACGGCTTTTCAATATCAAATCAGTCATTTATAACAAAAAATTATAAAAATATTCGTTTATTCTTACTTTTACATCATTTTTCTGAAAATATCTTGTCATTTTTATCTATAATACGAAAATTCCCCTTCTTCCCTTACACAATTCTCTCCAAAATACTCCTCACAACTAAAAAATCTCTTCCAAACGGAAGAGAACTGTTCTTATTTAGCTGCTTTATAAAGTTCGTTAACCTTGTCCCAGTTGATTACTTCAAAGAAGGCTTTGATGTAGTTTGGACGGACATTGCGGTAGTTAAGGTAGTAAGCATGTTCCCAAACGTCCAATGCCAAGATTGGTTTCAAACCTTGCATGATTGGTGTGTCTTGGTTAGCAGTTGAGATAACTTCCAACTTGCCTTCTTTATTAACA
Coding sequences:
- a CDS encoding surface-anchored 5'-nucleotidase — encoded protein: MKKNIRLKSSILALVAGFSVIATQAVLADELAVQIMGVNDFHGALDMTGTARLEGETVRNAGTAALLDAYMDDSQAEFEETAAETETPAESIRVQAGDMVGASPSNSGLLQDEPTVKVFNKMDVEYGTLGNHEFDEGLDEYNRIMTGEAPKKGQFNEIVDNYTREAAKQEIVIANVIDKETGEIPYGWKPYAIKTIPVNDKEAKIGFIGVVTTEIPNLVLKKNYEQYTFLNEAETIAKYARELAEKGVNAIVVLAHVPATSKDGVAAGEAADMIAKLNEIYPEHSVDLVFAGHNHVYTNGTTGKTLIVQATSQGKAYADVRAVYDTDIADFKAVPTAKIIAVAPGQKTPSPEIQAIVDEANTIVKKVTEQKIATASQATDISREVNEFKESAVGNLVTSAQLAIAKKSGYDVDFAMTNDGGIRADLKVQEDGTVTWGAAQAVQPFGNILQVVQMTGEQIYTALNQQYDEGEKYFLQMSGIKYIYTKADNPTEENPYKVVKAFKEDGTEIVPTETYTLVINDFLFGGGDGFSIFKEAKLIGAINPDTEVFVEYLTDLEKAGQTISATIPGRKAFVEKYVEEPKAEEKEDNAGTTTDVKTPEKANDGGDSVTNQKATEQPAPSGSMAPISNKKTEKASGNQTLPNTGQEALGSLLISLGGLVSLGMAVSVRRKEGE